Genomic segment of Candidatus Caldatribacterium sp.:
TGGGAAGGTACGCCACGTTGAAGGCGGGAACAAGAATCCGGTTCTCAAAGGCGGCCCTCATGATATCAAAAAGAGAAGCACAGGCGAGTTTCTCCTTCCAAGAAGCCACAGGCTCTACCCCTTTCTCCAAAAACTTTACCTCCACTTTACTCCAAAGACCTTCCCGAAGCAACCGGAAATGGTACAATAAGGCCATGGTGAAGAAAGTCCTTGTTCTCGGCGGAACAGGCCATATCGGGAGCTACCTCGTCCCAAGGCTTGCAAGCCTCGGGTACGAGGTCTTCGTGTACGCCAAGGGGGTAACAAAACCTTATCCTCACTCTCCCCTCTGGGAGCGGGTTACTCTCATTCCCGGGAATCCAGAGGCAGCCGTCCTTGAGGCGATGCACGATCTCATCGCCCGGGGTGTCCTTGAGGTGAAGCCGACATGAGCATTTTCAAGGACTGCGATATCCGCGGCACAGTCCCTGGGGAAATCACCGAAGAGGTGGCGTACGCAATCGGCCGGGCCTTTGCCTCTTCTTTCCCGCAAGAGACGAGTTTCGTCGTCGGGGGAGACGTCCGCACGCACACGCCGCTCCTCAAAAAAGCCCTAATCCAGGGCCTCACGGATTCGGGGGGAAACGTCTCTGATCTTGGCATCGTTCCCACTCCGCTTTTTTACTTTGCCATTGATCATCTCCGGGCTGAGGCCGGCATCATGGTTACTGCAAGCCACAACCCTCCCCAGTACAACGGTTTCAAGATTGGCTTTCTCCATCGCCCACCTATTCCTGAGGACTTCACGCTCCTTGAAGAGCGCATCAAAAAAGGGGAATTCCGAAAAAGCCCAAAGGGTAGCGTCGTTCCATTGCAACTTGAGGAGGCGTACCTCGATTTCCTCACCTCCCGGGTGCCAAAGCCCCTCCGCCCCCTCAAAGTCGTTGTCGACTGTGGCAACGGCTGCTACTCGTACCTTGCCCCCCGGTTTCTGCGAAGCCTCGGGTGCGAGGTTTTCGAGCTTTTCTGCAGTTTCGACGGCACCTTCCCCAACCGCCCCCCAAACCCAGCCCAGGCGAAAAACCTCAAAGCTTTGAGTGAAAAGGTTAGGGAAGCAGGAGCCGATGCGGGACTGGCCTTTGATGGTGATGGGGACCGGGTGGTTTTTGCCGCCGACGACGGGAGAATCCTCACGGGCGAAGAGGGAATGATTTTCTTCATCCGGAGGTACTTCGCTCCCCTTCCCGGGGAGAAGAAATTCGTCTACGACCTCAAGTGCTCCTCTGTCGTTCCCGAGGAAATCCGCCGGGCCCGGGGTATTCCCATCCCCGAGCGCTCCGGCCACGCCTACATCAAGCGGAGGCTCCTTGAAGAGGACGCCGTTATGGCCGGGGAAATCAGCGGCCACTACTTCTTCCGGGAGCTCCGGCGGGACGATGGGCTCTACGCCGCCTGCCTCTTTCTTCATCTTTTGAGCCAGAGTGCAGAACCCCTCTCTCGTACTGTGGCCACCTTCCCGAAAAGCTACATCACCCCGGACATCCGCATCCCGAGAGAAAACCGGGAGAACCTCCTTGCCCTTCTTGAGGAAAAAGTAGCGACCGGGAAAATTTCCCGCCTCGACGGCCTCCGGGTGGAGTGGGAGGACGGCTGGGCGCTTGTCCGGAAATCCGTCACCGAACCCGTGTACACCCTCCGCTTTGAAGGAAAAAGCCCCAGGGATATCCCAGAACTCGTGCACCGGCTCCTTGGAGCTTTCCCGGAAATCGAAGAGGAAGTCCTTGAGAAGCTCTCCTCAGACTCTGCGGAAGATGGCTTTCTCAAGGCGCTGGAGCGCGAAGGCCACTAAGGGACCAACAAGAACCGCGCTCCCTGCCTGGATGAAGTTCCCCGGAAGCTCGGCCAAAGCCCCTCCAAGTCCGTAGAGGAAAATTTCAACGAGGAAGTACCCCGCAACCATCTCAAGGCCCGCAAGGAGCGTCACGAACACTTTTAAGGAATAACTCTTCTCGCCTGAAGCCAAAAGCCCGATGATGAGCCCCTCAATACCCTTGATGATTAAAGTGAAAGGCGCCCAGTGGGCGTACCCTGAGAGGAGGTCTGCTAAAGCCGAGCCCACGCCTCCGGCAAGCGCCCCAATCCGCGCCCCAAAAAGAAGGGCAAAAACAACGATGAGGGTGTCCCCCAAGTTGATGTACCCCCGGGTCTGGGGCACAGGAATCTGAATGCTCATCGTCGCCAGGGCCACCAAAGCAATACCCAGGGCCCCGAAGAGTCCTTGTCCGCTCCTCCACCGCCATCACCTCGCTTTTCCCGTAATTATACAATTCTACTCGCCGAAGGTATCCTCATCGACAAGAATTTCGGCAAGGTTTGCGAGGAGACGGTCCACCTGGGGTTCACTGAGCCCCAGAAGCTCTATTGAGCCCGGGGAAATCGCATAGAGGAACCCATCCACCCCAACACCCATGCCAAGCGTCACGCTCAGGCAATCGGCAACGTGGGTGATGGCCGTGAGTTTGGGATTCTCCTTTGCCCGCTCCGGCTCGTGGTGCAAGGCGATGGCCTCAACGAGCTCTGCCGGGAGATTCCACTTTTCCGCCACCTTGGCCCCCACAGCCGCATGGTTGAACCCAAGAATCTCCTCTTCCGCCTTAAGGAACGTCACCCCTTCCTTCTCCACCTTCTCAAGAACCGCCTCGTACTCCTCCGTCAGGTACACGTCAAGGATGAGCTTCCCCACATCGTGGAGGAGCGCCGCCGTGTAGGCTACCTCAAGGCGGGGGAACTTTATTTCTTTTGCGAGCATCCGGGCGCCTACTGCCGCCGCCTGGGAGTGCTTCCAGAGCTCCCCCCGCTCAAGGGCATACCCCTTGAGGTTTTTCCTCATCATCTCACTCACCGAAGCGGCAAGGACGATGCTCCGGATGGTTTGGAAACCCAGAAGAATCGTGGCATCGGTAACGGTGGAGATGCGTCGCGGGAAACCGTAGAAGGCGGAATTCGCAAGGCGCAGGACTTTCGCCGTAAGACCCTGGTCTTTCGTGACGACGTTGTTGATGTCCTTTGCCGTCGACCGGGGGTCCTCGGTGAGCTCGATGACTTTCTGCACCACCGCCGGCAAAGCCGGGAGATCCTCAACCGCCCGCACGAGCGCCGGAAGCGTGAGTTTCGCCATAGCCCCCTCCAAAAAGAGTCTTCAGGTACATTATACCCCTTTTTGGGGAGAAAAATTCGTGCCAACAGTCATCACACAAAAATAGACTATTCATCGGAGGAAAGCGGTTTAAAGGACCAGTATATATCAGCTTGGTAATCACATCCGATCATCAACAGATAGGAAGAAACCAAGAAAGGCCCATGGAGGATCGAGAGCGGCAAGATGAAACCTACTCCAAGATCAGGGCCCACCGAGATCAAGGGCTACGACTTTCCACGTTTTTGGTGCTTCAGACCCGTCTGCTGGTGCCTAACACTACAAGCTAACTAAAGCGTATAAGGAAGTGGAACATCGAGCATAACAATCATTTGCAACCTATCTGGGGACTTCCGGCTTCCTACTGCTCTGCTTCTTGGCTGTCACAAGAAGCTACTTCAATCAACGAACAAGCATTGTCGAAAGATTCCCCCATTGTCCAGATAGAGAATCTTCTTACAAAAATGCTTCCTTCTTCACAAAAGATCTTTACCGTTTTTGTAATTTCCTTAGGGAAGTACCAACGCTCTGTTTTGCTGAAGACATCGTTTGCAAATATCTCGACGATAGAACCATCGATAAATATCCTCAATCTGAGGTTTTTTTCCGTAAGCTTAAAAGGACTCTCTGCAAGCTTTTCTTCTTCAAGATTTAGAATTACATTCTCTCCCCCAGGAAGCATGACACCGATGCGCTTAGCGTTGATGTCCGAGATTTCGAGCAAAATTTCTAGGTGGCTTGCAGACGGAACATTAAGCCGAAGCTCGCCTGGAGATAAAGAGTAGCCAACTAACCCCTTGTTTTCTAACTCTTCGTGCTCTCCTCGTAGTAACTCGAGCTCTTGGGCAGGCTCAATTTTGAGAAGACCATTGGGAAGAATGGTTATAACCCTGGGCAAAGAAAGGGCCCCACTCCAACCACTCAAGATCTGCTCCCTAGAGGGTCTTTTTTCTCTAACCCAACCAAAAAGAATTC
This window contains:
- a CDS encoding NAD-dependent epimerase/dehydratase family protein — encoded protein: MKKVLVLGGTGHIGSYLVPRLASLGYEVFVYAKGVTKPYPHSPLWERVTLIPGNPEAAVLEAMHDLIARGVLEVKPT
- a CDS encoding GH32 C-terminal domain-containing protein; translated protein: ILFGWVREKRPSREQILSGWSGALSLPRVITILPNGLLKIEPAQELELLRGEHEELENKGLVGYSLSPGELRLNVPSASHLEILLEISDINAKRIGVMLPGGENVILNLEEEKLAESPFKLTEKNLRLRIFIDGSIVEIFANDVFSKTERWYFPKEITKTVKIFCEEGSIFVRRFSIWTMGESFDNACSLIEVASCDSQEAEQ
- a CDS encoding phosphomannomutase/phosphoglucomutase, with protein sequence MSIFKDCDIRGTVPGEITEEVAYAIGRAFASSFPQETSFVVGGDVRTHTPLLKKALIQGLTDSGGNVSDLGIVPTPLFYFAIDHLRAEAGIMVTASHNPPQYNGFKIGFLHRPPIPEDFTLLEERIKKGEFRKSPKGSVVPLQLEEAYLDFLTSRVPKPLRPLKVVVDCGNGCYSYLAPRFLRSLGCEVFELFCSFDGTFPNRPPNPAQAKNLKALSEKVREAGADAGLAFDGDGDRVVFAADDGRILTGEEGMIFFIRRYFAPLPGEKKFVYDLKCSSVVPEEIRRARGIPIPERSGHAYIKRRLLEEDAVMAGEISGHYFFRELRRDDGLYAACLFLHLLSQSAEPLSRTVATFPKSYITPDIRIPRENRENLLALLEEKVATGKISRLDGLRVEWEDGWALVRKSVTEPVYTLRFEGKSPRDIPELVHRLLGAFPEIEEEVLEKLSSDSAEDGFLKALEREGH
- a CDS encoding ECF transporter S component, with protein sequence MSIQIPVPQTRGYINLGDTLIVVFALLFGARIGALAGGVGSALADLLSGYAHWAPFTLIIKGIEGLIIGLLASGEKSYSLKVFVTLLAGLEMVAGYFLVEIFLYGLGGALAELPGNFIQAGSAVLVGPLVAFALQRLEKAIFRRV
- a CDS encoding HDOD domain-containing protein gives rise to the protein MAKLTLPALVRAVEDLPALPAVVQKVIELTEDPRSTAKDINNVVTKDQGLTAKVLRLANSAFYGFPRRISTVTDATILLGFQTIRSIVLAASVSEMMRKNLKGYALERGELWKHSQAAAVGARMLAKEIKFPRLEVAYTAALLHDVGKLILDVYLTEEYEAVLEKVEKEGVTFLKAEEEILGFNHAAVGAKVAEKWNLPAELVEAIALHHEPERAKENPKLTAITHVADCLSVTLGMGVGVDGFLYAISPGSIELLGLSEPQVDRLLANLAEILVDEDTFGE